From Prionailurus viverrinus isolate Anna chromosome B2, UM_Priviv_1.0, whole genome shotgun sequence, the proteins below share one genomic window:
- the PPP1R10 gene encoding serine/threonine-protein phosphatase 1 regulatory subunit 10 produces the protein MGSGPIDPKELLKGLDSFLNRDGEVKSVDGISKIFSLMKEARKMVSRCTYLNILLQTQSPEILVKFIDVGGYKLLNNWLTYSKTTNNIPLLQQILLTLQHLPLTVDHLKQNNTAKLVKQLSKSSEDEELRKLASVLVSDWMAVIRSQSSTQPAEKDKKKRKEEGKSRTTPPERPLTEVKAETRAEEAPEKKKEKPKSLRTTAPSHAKFRSTGLELETPSLVPVKKNASAVVVSDKYNLKPIPLKRQSTTVAPGDAAPPAEKKYKPLNTTPNATKEIKVKIIPPQPMEGLGFLDALNSAPVPGIKIKKKKKVLSPTAAKPSPFEGKTSTEPSTAKPSSPEPAPPCEPMDTDRPGTPVPPVEVPELMDTASLEPGALDAKPVESPGDPSQLTRKGRKRKTVTWPEEGKLREYFYFELDETERVNVNKIKDFGEAAKREILSDRHAFETARRLSHDNMEEKVPWVCPRPLVLPSPLVTPGSNSQERYIQAEREKGILQELFLNKESPHEPDPEPYDPVPPKLIPLDEECSMDETPYIETLEPGGAGGSPDGAGSSKLPPVLANLMGSMGAGKSPQGPGGGGINVQEILTSIMGSPNSHPSEELLKQPDYSDKIKQMLVPHGLLGPGPIANGFPPGGPGGPKAMQHFPPGPGGPMPGPHGGPGGPVGPRLLGPPPPPRGGDPFWDGPGDPMRGGPMRGGPGPGPGPYHRGRGGRGGNEPPPPPPFRGARGGRSGGGPPNGRGGPGGGMVGGGGHRPHEGPGGGMSSSSGHRPHEGPGSVMGGGHRPHEGPGGSMGGGGGHRPHEGPGGGMGSGSGHRPHEGPGSGMGGGSGHRPHEGPGGGMGAGGGHRPHEGPGGSMGGSSGHRPHEGPGHGGPHGHRPHDVPGHRGHDHRGPPPHEHRGHDGPGHGGGGHRGHDGGHSHGGDMSNRPVCRHFMMKGNCRYENNCAFYHPGVNGPPLP, from the exons ATGGGTTCGGGTCCCATAGATCCCAAAGAGCTTCTCAAGGGCCTGGATAGCTTCCTTAACCGAGATGGGGAAGTCAAGAGTGTGGATGGCATTTCCAAGATCTTCAG TCTTATGAAGGAAGCACGAAAGATGGTGAGTCGATGCACTTACTTGAACATTCTCCTGCAGACCCAGTCACCAGAAATATTGGTCAA GTTTATTGATGTTGGTGGCTACAAGCTTCTTAACAATTGGCTGACCTATTCAAAGACAACCAACAACATTCCCCTCTTGCAGCAAATTCTGCTGACCCTGCAGCACCTACCACTCACTGTGGACCACCTCAAGCAG AACAACACGGCCAAACTGGTGAAGCAACTGAGCAAGTCAAGTGAGGATGAAG AGCTCCGGAAATTGGCTTCAGTCCTTGTCAGTGACTGGATGGCTGTCATCCGCTCTCAGAGCAGTACCCAGCCTGCTG agaaagataaaaaaaaacgtaaagaagaggggaagagtCGAACCACCCCTCCTGAGCGACCCTTGACTGAGGTGAAGGCTGAGACCCGGGCTGAGGAGGCcccagagaagaagaaggagaagccCAAGTCTCTCCGAACCACAGCACCCAGTCATGCCAAGTTCCGTTCCACTG GGCTAGAGCTGGAGACCCCATCTTTGGTGCCTGTgaagaagaatgccagtgcagtGGTGGTTTCTGACAAGTACAACCTTAAACCCATCCCCCTCAAGCGTCAGAG CACCACAGTTGCTCCAGGAGATGCTGCCCCCCCTGCAGAGAAGAAATACAAGCCACTGAACACCACACCCAATGCCACCAAAGAGATCAAAGTGAAGATCATCCCACCACAGC CTATGGAGGGCCTGGGCTTTCTGGATGCGCTCAATTCAGCCCCTGTTCCAGGCATCaaaattaagaagaagaagaaggtgttGTCACCTACAGCTGCCAAG cCAAGCCCATTTGAAGGGAAAACGAGCACAGAACCAAGCACAGCCAAGCCTTCTTCCCCAGAACCAGCACCTCCTTGTGAGCCTATGGATACAGACCGCCCAGGAACCCCAGTTCCCCCTGTTGAAGTCCCAGAGCTCATGGATACAG CTTCTTTAGAGCCAGGAGCACTGGATGCAAAGCCAGTGGAGAGTCCTGGAGATCCTAGTCAGCTGACCCGGaaaggcaggaagaggaagaCTGTAACATGGCCTGAGGAGGGCAAACTGAGagaatatttctattttgaacTGGATGAAACTGAACGAG TAAATGTGAATAAGATCAAGGACTTTGGTGAGGCAGCTAAACGAGAGATACTGTCAGACCGACATGCATTTGAGACGGCCCGTCGTCTGAGCCATGACAATATGGAGGAGAAGGTTCCCTGGGTGTGCCCGCGACCCCTGGTTCTACCCTCACCTCTTGTCACCCCTGGAAGCAATAGCCAGGAGCGATACATCCAGgctgagagggagaaaggaatccTTCAGGAGCTCTTCCTGAACAAGGAAAG TCCTCATGAGCCTGATCCTGAGCCCTATGATCCTGTACCCCCGAAGCTCATCCCCCTAGATGAG GAGTGTTCTATGGATGAGACCCCATATATTGAGACCCTGGAGCCCGGGGGAGCTGGTGGCTCACCTGATGGGGCAGGTAGCTCCAAGTTGCCTCCTGTCCTGGCCAATCTCATGGGAAGCATGGGTGCTGGAAAGAGCCCCCAgggtcctggaggagggggcatcAATGTCCAAGAGATCCTCACCTCCATCATG GGTAGCCCAAATAGTCATCCCTCAGAGGAACTGCTGAAGCAACCAGACTATTCAGACAAGATCAAGCAGATGCTGG tgccACATGGATTATTAGGCCCTGGTCCAATAGCCAATGGTTTCCCACCAGGAGGCCCTGGTGGCCCCAAGGCCATGCAGCACTTCCCCCCTGGACCTGGGGGACCTATGCCAG GTCCTCACGGAGGCCCCGGTGGGCCAGTGGGTCCACGTCTCTtgggtcccccaccccctccacgaGGGGGTGATCCCTTCTGGGATGGCCCGGGTGACCCCATGCGGGGTGGCCCAATGCGGGGGGGTCCAGGACCAGGTCCTGGACCGTACCATAGAGGCCGTGGTGGCCGAGGAGGAAAtgaacctcctcctcctcctcccttccgaGGGGCCAGAGGAGGTCGCTCTGGAGGAGGACCCCCAAATGGAAGAGGGGGCCCTGGTGGGGGCATGGTTGGAGGTGGTGGGCATCGTCCTCATGAAGGCCCTGGTGGGGGCATGAGCAGCAGCAGTGGCCATCGTCCCCATGAAGGCCCTGGCAGTGTCATGGGTGGTGGGCATCGCCCCCACGAAGGCCCTGGTGGTAGcatgggtggaggtgggggacatCGTCCCCATGAAGGCCCTGGCGGTGGCATGGGCAGTGGCAGTGGACATCGTCCCCATGAAGGCCCTGGCAGTGGCATGGGCGGAGGCAGTGGACATCGTCCCCATGAAGGCCCTGGTGGAGGCATGGGTGCTGGTGGCGGACATCGCCCCCATGAAGGCCCTGGTGGGAGCATGGGTGGAAGCAGTGGACATCGCCCCCATGAAGGTCCTGGACATGGAGGGCCCCATGGCCACCGGCCTCATGATGTCCCTGGTCACCGAGGCCATGACCATCGAGGGCCACCGCCTCATGAGCACCGTGGCCATGATGGCCCTGGCCATGGAGGAGGGGGCCACCGAGGGCATGATGGAGGCCACAGCCATGGAGGAG ACATGTCAAACCGCCCTGTTTGCCGACATTTCATGATGAAAGGCAACTGCCGCTATGAGAACAACTGTGCCTTCTACCACCCGGGTGTCAACGGGCCCCCCCTGCCCTAG